A single genomic interval of Gossypium raimondii isolate GPD5lz chromosome 11, ASM2569854v1, whole genome shotgun sequence harbors:
- the LOC105802359 gene encoding xyloglucan endotransglucosylase protein 34: MGSPPLWVLLLGVLFMASGTIAAPPKKPVDVPFSRNYMPTWAFDHIKYFNGGSEIQLHLDKYTGTGFQSKGSYLFGHFSMQIKLVPGDSAGTVTAFYLSSQNSEHDEIDFEFLGNRTGQPYILQTNVFTGGKGDREQRIYLWFDPTKEYHSYSVLWNMYQIVFFVDDIPIRVFKNCKDLGVRFPFNQPMKIYSSLWNADDWATRGGLEKTDWSKAPFIAAYKSFHIDGCESSVEAKFCATQGKRWWDQKAFQDLDAYQWRRLRWVRNKFTIYNYCSDRVRYPTMSPECKRDRDA, encoded by the exons ATGGGTTCACCACCACTTTGGGTTCTGCTTCTGGGTGTGTTGTTTATGGCTTCCGGAACAATCGCAGCTCCCCCTAAGAAGCCTGTAGATGTACCATTCTCCAGAAACTATATGCCTACTTGGGCTTTTGATCACATTAAGTATTTCAATGGTGGTTCTGAGATTCAGCTCCACCTTGACAAATACACTG GTACTGGTTTCCAGTCCAAAGGATCATACTTGTTCGGACACTTCAGTATGCAAATAAAGCTAGTCCCTGGAGATTCTGCTGGGACTGTCACTGCCTTTTAT TTGTCTTCTCAAAACTCAGAGCATGATGAGATAGATTTTGAGTTCTTGGGCAATAGAACAGGGCAACCATACATTCTTCAGACCAATGTGTTCACTGGTGGCAAAGGAGACAGAGAACAAAGGATTTACCTTTGGTTTGACCCAACCAAAGAATACCACTCCTACTCTGTCCTCTGGAACATGTATCAGATAGT GTTCTTTGTGGACGACATACCAATCAGAGTGTTCAAAAACTGCAAAGATTTGGGAGTGAGGTTCCCATTCAACCAACCAATGAAGATATACTCCAGCTTATGGAACGCCGATGACTGGGCCACAAGGGGTGGTCTCGAAAAGACCGACTGGTCCAAAGCCCCATTCATAGCCGCATACAAGAGCTTCCACATCGACGGGTGCGAGTCGTCGGTAGAAGCCAAGTTCTGCGCCACACAGGGCAAGCGGTGGTGGGACCAAAAGGCATTCCAGGACCTCGACGCCTATCAGTGGCGCAGACTGCGTTGGGTCCGCAACAAGTTCACTATTTACAACTATTGCAGCGATAGGGTGAGGTACCCCACAATGTCGCCCGAGTGCAAGAGAGACAGAGACGCTTGA